From Thermodesulfobacteriota bacterium, one genomic window encodes:
- the tmk gene encoding dTMP kinase: protein MGQSAEGLRPVPGAAGRPGLLVAFEGIDGAGKSTQIRLLASWLAEQGWPVTATREPTDGPCGRQLRQAARSGRRLPLAEELALFLADRRQHVDEVLRPALANGRIVLTDRYYLSTVAYQGAAGGDPDEILAMNEAFAPRPDLVLVLELPVSAGLARIERQRGQGPDAFEQGRFLERVAAIFQGLAMDGMRRLAAGGAPDEVQAAIRAEVTGLLRRRGWLAHDPRAEGMRE, encoded by the coding sequence ATGGGACAGTCGGCAGAAGGGCTGCGCCCGGTGCCGGGCGCGGCGGGCCGGCCGGGGCTGCTGGTGGCCTTCGAGGGCATCGACGGCGCCGGCAAGTCCACCCAGATACGGCTTCTGGCCTCCTGGCTGGCGGAGCAGGGCTGGCCGGTGACCGCCACCCGGGAGCCCACCGACGGCCCCTGCGGCCGGCAGCTGCGGCAGGCGGCACGAAGCGGCCGCCGCCTGCCCCTCGCCGAGGAACTGGCCCTGTTCCTGGCTGATCGCCGCCAGCATGTGGATGAGGTGCTGCGGCCCGCCCTGGCCAACGGCCGGATCGTGCTCACCGACCGCTATTACCTGTCCACCGTGGCCTATCAGGGTGCAGCCGGCGGGGATCCGGACGAGATCCTGGCCATGAACGAGGCCTTCGCGCCGCGGCCGGATCTGGTCCTGGTGCTGGAGCTGCCGGTGTCGGCCGGCCTCGCCCGCATCGAGCGCCAGCGGGGCCAGGGGCCGGACGCCTTCGAGCAGGGGCGTTTTCTGGAACGGGTGGCGGCCATCTTTCAGGGCCTGGCGATGGACGGTATGCGACGTCTGGCTGCCGGGGGCGCCCCGGATGAGGTGCAGGCGGCGATCCGGGCGGAGGTGACCGGGCTTCTCCGGCGCCGGGGGTGGCTGGCCCATGATCCGCGGGCAGAGGGGATGAGGGAATGA
- a CDS encoding YraN family protein produces MTQARLRLGAGGEDLACRLLASRGYRIVCRNWRGRTGELDIVAEEQGCTVFVEVKTRRDASHGHPAEAITPAKQRQLARVATEYLVRTGGLDRPARFDVVAIFLDRPEPEVEIIANAFDLP; encoded by the coding sequence GTGACCCAGGCCAGGCTGCGGTTGGGGGCCGGGGGCGAGGATCTGGCCTGCCGGCTGCTGGCCAGCCGCGGCTACCGGATCGTCTGCCGCAACTGGCGCGGCCGCACCGGCGAGCTCGATATCGTCGCCGAGGAGCAGGGCTGCACCGTGTTCGTGGAGGTCAAGACCCGCCGCGACGCCAGCCACGGCCACCCGGCGGAGGCGATTACCCCGGCCAAGCAGCGGCAGCTGGCCCGGGTGGCCACCGAGTACCTGGTTCGGACCGGCGGTCTCGACCGGCCGGCTCGTTTCGACGTGGTCGCCATCTTCCTGGATCGGCCGGAGCCGGAGGTGGAGATCATCGCCAACGCCTTCGATCTGCCCTGA
- the pdxA gene encoding 4-hydroxythreonine-4-phosphate dehydrogenase PdxA, producing MTISLAITMGCPVGIGPEIILKLFGTGSPWPGIRPVVFGDPGVLAHQARLLGLPARLVPWQPGETGAADGLAVAAVTSLDPRALAWGQPNAATGRAMAACIQAAVAAVQAGLCAGLVTAPIAKGPLAAAGLPYPGHTEMLAALCRCDDFAMMMAGSRLKVSLVTIHTALARVPALLSQAEVLRLVRLTHRALRQDFGLAAPRLAVAGLNPHAGEGGLFGDEEARLIAPAVAAARREGVAASGPLPPDTVFHAGAAGAFDAVVAMYHDQGLIPFKLLHFQDGVNVTIGLPLVRTSVDHGTAYDIAGRGVASTDSLAAAVQLAAAMVEARAAGGAPEGGLKAQPAAGAASGCSHHPRGV from the coding sequence ATGACCATCTCCCTGGCGATCACCATGGGCTGCCCGGTTGGGATCGGCCCGGAGATCATCCTGAAGCTCTTCGGCACCGGCAGCCCCTGGCCCGGGATCCGGCCGGTGGTCTTCGGCGACCCCGGGGTGCTTGCCCATCAGGCGCGGCTGTTGGGCCTGCCAGCGCGGTTGGTCCCGTGGCAGCCAGGGGAGACCGGGGCAGCCGATGGCTTGGCCGTAGCGGCGGTGACAAGCCTCGATCCCCGCGCCCTCGCCTGGGGCCAGCCCAATGCCGCCACCGGCCGGGCGATGGCCGCCTGCATCCAGGCCGCCGTGGCGGCGGTGCAGGCCGGGCTGTGCGCCGGCCTGGTGACGGCGCCCATTGCCAAGGGGCCGCTGGCTGCCGCCGGCTTGCCCTACCCGGGCCATACCGAGATGCTGGCCGCCCTTTGTCGCTGCGACGATTTCGCCATGATGATGGCGGGATCCCGCCTCAAGGTCAGCCTGGTCACCATCCATACCGCCCTGGCGCGGGTGCCGGCCCTCCTGAGCCAAGCCGAGGTGCTGCGCCTGGTGCGGCTCACCCACCGGGCCTTGCGCCAGGACTTCGGCCTGGCGGCCCCCCGGCTGGCCGTGGCGGGGCTCAATCCCCACGCCGGTGAGGGCGGCCTGTTCGGGGACGAAGAGGCGCGGCTGATCGCCCCGGCGGTGGCGGCGGCCCGCCGGGAGGGGGTGGCGGCGAGCGGCCCGTTGCCACCGGATACCGTCTTCCACGCCGGTGCCGCCGGTGCCTTTGATGCGGTGGTGGCCATGTACCACGATCAGGGGCTCATCCCTTTCAAGCTCCTGCACTTCCAGGATGGGGTCAACGTCACCATCGGCTTGCCTCTGGTGCGCACCTCGGTGGACCATGGCACGGCCTACGACATTGCCGGCCGGGGGGTGGCGTCCACGGACAGCCTGGCCGCTGCCGTCCAGCTGGCCGCCGCCATGGTCGAGGCCCGGGCGGCAGGCGGCGCGCCCGAGGGCGGTCTGAAGGCCCAGCCCGCCGCCGGCGCAGCCAGTGGATGCAGCCACCACCCAAGAGGCGTATGA